Proteins co-encoded in one Waddlia chondrophila WSU 86-1044 genomic window:
- a CDS encoding class I SAM-dependent methyltransferase, with product MTEKNKIHQGNVIDTIDGIDVIECTVCGFKHVNPLPSQEELETLYKKEYYSLDKPQYLKDSEEDQEWWEMTYRQYFHLFDKHLKKEAPSLFEIGSGPGFFLKVGKEHGWDVLGIEPSKQAVAFSKQFDVPVIHDFFHEETAKKLGTFDLIFMDTLLEHVPNPSSMIALCSSLLNPGGLLCVISPNDYNPLQKILRNQKNYPPWWIVPRHHLNYFDFTSIQSLFKQHQLQVVESLGTFPMEFFLLCDDNYIENHALGREVHGKRKTLEKLMLANNPKLLESFYQWLGMQGLGRSFVVIAKKPS from the coding sequence ATGACGGAGAAAAATAAAATCCACCAAGGAAACGTTATCGACACGATCGATGGAATCGATGTGATCGAATGCACTGTTTGCGGTTTTAAGCATGTCAATCCTTTACCATCACAAGAAGAACTAGAGACTCTCTACAAAAAGGAGTACTACAGCTTAGACAAACCTCAATATCTCAAAGATTCAGAGGAAGATCAAGAATGGTGGGAGATGACCTACCGGCAATATTTCCATCTATTTGACAAACATCTAAAAAAAGAAGCTCCCAGCCTGTTTGAAATCGGATCCGGCCCGGGCTTTTTCCTCAAAGTGGGGAAAGAGCATGGATGGGATGTGCTTGGGATAGAACCTTCAAAGCAAGCTGTCGCCTTTTCCAAACAATTTGATGTGCCTGTGATCCATGATTTTTTTCATGAAGAAACTGCAAAAAAACTTGGAACATTCGATCTCATTTTTATGGATACCCTTCTTGAACACGTTCCTAACCCCTCTTCGATGATTGCGCTTTGCAGCTCTCTTCTGAATCCTGGTGGACTTCTTTGCGTAATCTCTCCCAACGACTACAACCCCCTCCAGAAAATTTTGCGAAATCAAAAAAACTATCCACCTTGGTGGATAGTTCCCCGCCACCACCTCAACTACTTTGATTTTACTTCCATCCAATCTCTTTTTAAACAGCATCAGCTGCAAGTCGTAGAGTCTTTAGGCACCTTTCCCATGGAGTTCTTCCTTCTTTGCGACGATAATTATATAGAAAATCATGCTTTAGGACGGGAAGTACACGGAAAACGAAAAACGCTTGAAAAATTGATGCTCGCGAATAACCCCAAGCTATTGGAATCCTTTTATCAATGGCTGGGAATGCAAGGATTGGGAAGAAGCTTTGTTGTGATCGCCAAGAAGCCCTCATAA
- the lepB gene encoding signal peptidase I — MHSLRKSRKTLHHAYRIYKKKEATLSDSEKARFLEILKNLENAIFEKNRPSASTLAEEAEHLTYTHFKKKWWEKGLEVVIAIAFALIVATVVRQTWFELYEIPTGSMRPSFREKDRLSVTKTSFGINIPLRTGHFIFDPDLVERGKVVIFSGDNISLPDTDATYFGILPYKKRYIKRMIGKPGDTLYFYGGNIYGIDKDGNPLTELLEDPWMKKIEHIPFLSFEGEPSMPRKDEVLFKHMQIPVGKLTLSPFGKAHGELFDGKKWKLDNLLNSNPDVLGTFGDLWGIKNFAMARLLTAEQVRKYTNFDPEEVGKGLLYLHLRHSPNLTYPSPKIYQEGGYLNVRMPVFESLIPLNQEHLNKIMDHLYTARFVINKGRLKRYTTEGGATTMASAKFLGIPEGTYEFTRGAAEKVGFQGITTKLPKNHPLYSHDPDHIQELFNMGVDLYGSTNSDAFYRYYFPHRYAYFRDGDFYLMGAKVMNKEDPLLKAFIESEKEKASHSTAYAPYLPFLDFGAPIKNGELDKEKIRTFGLKIPEKHYFVLGDNHAMSADSRVFGFVPQENLEGAPSLILWPPGERWGTPPQTAYPLFNAPRLIIWGIAALIFAVWYGFHRKKMQTRLFPHDGEK, encoded by the coding sequence ATGCATTCACTGAGAAAATCACGTAAAACTCTGCATCACGCTTACCGAATCTACAAGAAAAAAGAGGCGACCCTTTCCGATTCTGAAAAAGCTCGGTTTCTGGAAATATTAAAAAACCTTGAAAACGCAATCTTTGAGAAAAACCGCCCCTCCGCAAGCACTCTTGCAGAAGAAGCGGAACATTTGACATACACTCATTTTAAGAAAAAATGGTGGGAAAAGGGTCTAGAAGTTGTCATTGCCATTGCATTTGCTTTAATCGTCGCAACTGTTGTTAGGCAAACGTGGTTTGAGCTCTATGAAATCCCCACAGGCTCCATGCGCCCCTCTTTTCGAGAAAAGGATCGCCTGAGCGTAACTAAAACCTCTTTTGGAATCAATATCCCTTTGCGCACCGGCCACTTTATCTTCGATCCCGATCTTGTTGAAAGGGGAAAAGTGGTTATTTTTTCGGGAGATAATATTTCTCTTCCGGACACTGACGCCACCTACTTCGGCATTCTACCTTATAAAAAACGGTACATTAAACGAATGATCGGCAAACCCGGCGATACCCTCTATTTTTATGGAGGAAACATTTATGGCATCGATAAAGACGGCAATCCTTTGACAGAGCTTTTAGAAGATCCCTGGATGAAAAAAATTGAGCATATCCCCTTTCTCTCCTTCGAAGGAGAGCCTTCCATGCCGCGCAAAGATGAGGTTTTGTTTAAGCACATGCAGATCCCTGTCGGCAAGCTCACTTTATCGCCATTCGGCAAAGCCCATGGCGAGTTATTCGACGGCAAAAAATGGAAACTGGACAACCTTCTAAATAGCAACCCTGATGTCTTGGGAACCTTCGGCGATTTGTGGGGGATAAAAAATTTCGCAATGGCACGCCTTTTAACCGCAGAGCAGGTCAGAAAATACACAAACTTCGATCCGGAAGAAGTTGGCAAAGGCTTGCTGTATCTTCACTTGCGCCACTCTCCTAATCTCACTTATCCCAGTCCGAAAATTTACCAGGAAGGAGGCTATTTAAACGTGCGCATGCCCGTTTTCGAGTCCTTGATTCCCTTAAATCAAGAACATCTGAACAAAATCATGGATCACCTCTACACTGCGCGGTTTGTCATCAATAAAGGAAGACTGAAACGCTACACAACAGAAGGCGGCGCTACAACCATGGCATCGGCGAAATTTTTGGGAATTCCTGAAGGAACCTATGAATTTACTCGAGGCGCAGCAGAAAAAGTCGGGTTTCAAGGGATAACGACAAAACTGCCCAAGAATCACCCCCTATACAGCCACGACCCCGATCACATCCAGGAACTGTTTAATATGGGAGTCGACTTGTATGGCAGCACGAACAGCGACGCTTTCTATAGATACTACTTTCCCCATCGCTACGCCTACTTTCGCGATGGCGACTTCTATTTAATGGGCGCTAAAGTGATGAATAAAGAAGATCCCTTACTAAAAGCATTTATCGAATCTGAAAAGGAAAAAGCCTCCCATTCCACAGCTTATGCTCCTTACCTCCCTTTTCTAGATTTTGGAGCTCCTATCAAAAACGGTGAATTAGATAAGGAAAAAATCCGTACATTCGGACTCAAAATCCCTGAGAAACATTATTTTGTCCTTGGAGATAATCACGCGATGAGCGCAGATTCCCGAGTTTTTGGATTCGTTCCTCAAGAGAACCTGGAAGGCGCTCCCAGTCTCATCCTGTGGCCTCCAGGAGAGCGATGGGGCACGCCTCCACAAACAGCATATCCGCTCTTTAATGCTCCCCGTCTCATCATTTGGGGGATTGCGGCATTGATCTTTGCTGTGTGGTATGGATTCCACAGAAAAAAAATGCAGACACGGCTGTTTCCTCATGACGGAGAAAAATAA
- the ileS gene encoding isoleucine--tRNA ligase produces the protein MFDEIQQESFDEREKRILDSWERDQIFEKSVENRKNHPQFSFYDGPPFATGLPHYGHFLAGTIKDVVLRYKTMKGFYAPRRFGWDCHGLPVEYEVEKANNLSGSGSIEDFGIAKFNEACRSIVLRYTEEWKDQVKRMGRWVDFGNTYRTMDLNFMESVWWVFKQLYEKGLVYQGHKVMPFSAKLGTPLSNFEAGENYKEVDDPSLTVAFDVEGEENTCFLAWTTTPWTLISNLALMVGPDVDYVKIKDADNGKFYILAKDCLGTYYKNDEGYEIVQTVKGSELAGKKYCPLFNYFKDQENAFQVLLEESVDLSEGTGIVHSAPAFGEVDFYACERAGIGLVCPVDNNGRYTNEIPEYTGMFVKDADKQIIKRLKEMGRVVHHGTCRHRYPFCWRSDTPLIYKAVSTWFVSVEKIKDAMLANNDKIHWMPEHLKEGRFGKWLEGARDWAISRNRYWGTPIPLWIADDGEIYVAGSIHELEVATNTEITDLHRHFIDDLTFIRNGKTFKRIPEVFDCWFESGSMPYAQNHYPFNNRALFESNFPADFIAEGLDQTRGWFYTLTVLSTALFNKPAFKNVVVNGIVLAEDGNKMSKRLKNYPDPMDVVKKYGADAIRLYMMHSGAVKGEDLRFQEKGVELILRQIFIPFWNAYSFFVTYARIYDWKPSDSYPHPQAVIDRWILSMVNKLNRDVEAGMDEYNLSRAVEPFIGFIDQLTNWYIRRSRRRFWEEEATRDRDEAFQTLYQVLLALTKIAAPFVPFISDAIYRNLRSKGDPESAHLCDYPQYHPESRDEKLEAEMFVVQKTVSLGHALRKEYKMKVRQPLPAVHVASSNPQVLEFLCEQRHLVADELNVKEVIFSSDETDFVRLKAKPNFRTLGRRLGKLMKPAQEVISKFSSAELEKLRSGQALRVILEGEEMELTSEDVEVEREVREGLIAANEGEITIALDTSLNESLVIEGLAREVVNKINSMRRDGGFDVTDRIHVKIQTTDKVRTCFEVHGDYICNEVLALSVDFQECDGIQWDLNGEDARILIEKVEQK, from the coding sequence ATGTTCGACGAGATCCAGCAGGAATCCTTCGATGAAAGGGAAAAACGTATCCTCGATTCCTGGGAGAGAGACCAAATTTTTGAAAAATCGGTTGAAAACCGGAAAAACCATCCGCAGTTCTCCTTTTATGACGGACCTCCGTTCGCTACGGGACTTCCCCATTACGGCCACTTTCTTGCTGGCACCATCAAAGATGTTGTCCTCCGTTATAAAACGATGAAAGGATTCTACGCTCCCAGGAGATTCGGGTGGGATTGCCATGGGCTGCCTGTCGAATACGAAGTAGAAAAAGCCAATAACCTCTCAGGATCCGGTTCTATTGAAGATTTTGGCATCGCTAAATTTAACGAAGCTTGCCGCTCCATCGTTCTTCGATACACTGAAGAATGGAAAGATCAAGTGAAACGGATGGGACGCTGGGTTGACTTTGGCAACACCTACCGCACCATGGATCTCAACTTTATGGAATCGGTTTGGTGGGTTTTCAAACAACTCTACGAAAAAGGACTGGTCTACCAAGGCCACAAAGTGATGCCGTTTTCTGCCAAATTGGGCACGCCCCTTTCCAATTTCGAAGCTGGAGAAAACTACAAGGAGGTGGATGATCCATCTCTTACCGTCGCCTTCGATGTGGAAGGGGAGGAGAATACCTGCTTTCTCGCTTGGACAACGACTCCCTGGACTCTAATCTCTAACCTTGCCCTTATGGTTGGGCCTGATGTTGACTACGTGAAAATCAAAGATGCCGATAATGGAAAATTCTACATCCTGGCTAAGGACTGCCTTGGCACCTACTATAAAAATGATGAGGGGTACGAGATCGTTCAAACAGTGAAGGGAAGCGAATTGGCTGGGAAAAAATACTGTCCGCTATTCAATTACTTCAAAGATCAAGAAAATGCCTTTCAAGTCTTATTGGAAGAAAGTGTCGACCTTAGCGAAGGAACAGGAATCGTCCATTCGGCTCCGGCTTTTGGCGAAGTGGATTTCTATGCTTGCGAGCGAGCGGGGATAGGCTTAGTCTGCCCTGTAGACAACAATGGGCGTTACACCAACGAGATTCCGGAATACACGGGGATGTTTGTTAAAGATGCTGACAAGCAGATCATCAAACGGCTGAAAGAGATGGGAAGGGTCGTGCACCACGGTACCTGCCGCCACCGCTATCCGTTCTGCTGGCGCTCGGATACTCCTTTGATTTACAAAGCGGTCTCTACTTGGTTTGTTTCCGTTGAGAAAATCAAAGATGCCATGCTGGCCAACAATGACAAGATTCACTGGATGCCTGAACATTTAAAAGAGGGGCGTTTCGGCAAATGGCTCGAAGGTGCACGCGACTGGGCAATCAGCCGCAACCGTTACTGGGGAACACCGATCCCGCTTTGGATTGCCGATGACGGGGAAATCTACGTTGCGGGAAGCATTCATGAATTGGAAGTTGCCACCAATACAGAGATCACCGATCTGCACCGGCATTTTATTGATGATCTGACATTTATTAGAAATGGCAAAACTTTTAAGCGTATTCCTGAAGTGTTCGACTGTTGGTTTGAATCGGGCTCGATGCCTTATGCTCAAAATCACTACCCTTTTAACAACAGGGCGCTGTTTGAATCGAATTTTCCCGCGGATTTTATCGCCGAAGGACTGGATCAAACTCGAGGGTGGTTTTACACGTTGACTGTGCTGTCGACGGCTTTATTCAATAAGCCGGCATTTAAGAATGTTGTCGTCAATGGAATTGTACTTGCTGAAGATGGCAACAAAATGTCAAAGAGGTTGAAAAATTACCCCGATCCCATGGATGTGGTGAAAAAATACGGAGCCGATGCGATTCGTCTCTACATGATGCACAGTGGGGCGGTAAAAGGGGAGGATTTGAGATTCCAAGAAAAGGGTGTAGAATTGATCCTTAGGCAGATATTCATCCCCTTCTGGAATGCTTACAGCTTTTTTGTTACTTATGCTCGGATCTATGATTGGAAGCCTTCAGACAGCTATCCCCATCCGCAGGCGGTGATCGATCGGTGGATCCTTTCGATGGTGAACAAACTTAATCGCGATGTGGAAGCTGGCATGGACGAGTATAATTTGAGCCGTGCTGTCGAACCTTTTATTGGCTTTATCGATCAGCTGACAAACTGGTATATCCGTCGCAGCCGCCGCCGTTTCTGGGAGGAAGAGGCGACTCGGGATCGTGACGAGGCGTTTCAGACGCTTTATCAGGTGTTGCTGGCGCTTACCAAAATTGCAGCACCGTTTGTCCCATTTATTAGCGATGCAATTTACCGAAATTTGCGCTCCAAAGGTGATCCTGAATCTGCGCACTTATGCGATTATCCGCAATACCATCCGGAAAGCCGTGATGAAAAATTGGAAGCAGAGATGTTTGTTGTGCAGAAAACTGTGAGCTTGGGGCATGCTTTGCGCAAAGAGTACAAAATGAAGGTGCGGCAGCCGTTGCCTGCGGTTCATGTAGCTTCCTCTAATCCACAGGTACTGGAATTTTTGTGCGAGCAGCGGCATCTTGTCGCTGATGAACTCAATGTCAAAGAGGTAATCTTTTCTTCCGATGAGACAGATTTTGTGCGATTAAAGGCTAAGCCGAATTTCCGTACTCTGGGAAGGCGGTTGGGTAAATTAATGAAACCTGCTCAAGAGGTGATCTCAAAGTTTTCTTCAGCAGAGTTGGAGAAGCTGCGCAGCGGACAGGCTTTGCGCGTTATCCTTGAAGGGGAAGAGATGGAGTTGACTTCGGAAGATGTAGAGGTCGAAAGGGAAGTGCGCGAGGGGTTGATTGCCGCGAATGAAGGAGAGATCACAATTGCTCTTGATACATCTCTCAATGAATCGCTGGTGATTGAAGGATTAGCTAGAGAGGTGGTCAACAAAATTAATTCGATGCGTCGTGATGGCGGGTTTGATGTTACAGATCGTATCCATGTGAAAATTCAAACGACCGATAAAGTCCGTACCTGTTTTGAGGTGCATGGCGATTATATCTGCAATGAAGTGCTTGCTCTTTCAGTTGATTTTCAGGAATGTGATGGAATTCAGTGGGATCTGAATGGCGAAGACGCCAGAATCTTGATCGAAAAAGTCGAGCAGAAATAA
- a CDS encoding type II toxin-antitoxin system Phd/YefM family antitoxin, translating to MDTVAASEAKDKLQEMIKEAVRNRQQYKIIGNEGSVVLLPQETYDNILVTLELLSTPGLLDQIKLQEVEEEFSKAFNH from the coding sequence ATGGATACTGTAGCTGCTTCGGAAGCTAAGGATAAGCTTCAAGAAATGATCAAAGAGGCGGTGAGAAATCGTCAGCAATACAAAATTATAGGAAACGAAGGCTCTGTTGTATTGCTGCCGCAGGAAACGTATGACAACATTCTTGTGACTCTTGAGCTTCTATCGACTCCTGGTCTTTTGGACCAAATCAAACTGCAAGAGGTGGAAGAGGAATTTTCCAAGGCATTTAATCATTAG
- a CDS encoding glycerate kinase, translating to MKVMVAPQAFKGTLTVFEVGEAMMRGVQKALPGCECVFVPIADGGDGFMDVLFYYRQGTLIQQQVTGPLGERILVEWGIDEASQTAVIELSKFSGLSLIPEHRRNPLAATTFGIGEAILLALDKGIRHFLIGIGGSGTNDCGAGVIEALGGRFLDEWGNPLPRGGAALKELKTIDLKGLDDRLLESTFIVGYDVKNPMTGPEGASLVYSSQKGADPVEAERLEQAVLRFVEVIQSQLGIELNAIEGSGAAGGAGGGLHALLGARLISGIDLVLDRAGFDRLLKDADLVVTGEGRIDRQTTYGKGPIVVAHRAKARGIPVYAFVGSVGEGYEAVYDHGITKVIPL from the coding sequence ATGAAAGTGATGGTTGCTCCTCAGGCATTCAAAGGAACTCTTACTGTTTTTGAAGTTGGTGAGGCGATGATGCGAGGAGTGCAAAAGGCTTTGCCTGGATGCGAGTGTGTGTTTGTCCCCATTGCTGATGGGGGAGATGGTTTTATGGATGTCCTTTTTTATTACCGCCAGGGGACCTTAATCCAGCAGCAGGTAACAGGTCCATTAGGAGAGAGGATCTTAGTAGAATGGGGAATTGACGAGGCATCCCAAACGGCAGTGATCGAATTGAGCAAATTTTCCGGACTTTCCCTAATTCCTGAACACAGGAGGAATCCACTGGCAGCGACAACTTTTGGTATCGGGGAGGCGATCCTCTTAGCGTTGGATAAGGGAATCCGTCATTTTCTGATTGGAATAGGGGGGAGCGGGACCAACGACTGCGGTGCAGGAGTGATTGAGGCTCTGGGAGGGCGATTTCTCGATGAGTGGGGAAATCCCTTGCCAAGAGGAGGAGCAGCACTTAAGGAGTTGAAAACGATCGATCTCAAAGGATTGGACGATCGGTTGTTGGAATCGACATTTATTGTAGGGTACGATGTTAAAAATCCCATGACAGGCCCTGAGGGGGCCTCGCTCGTTTATTCTTCTCAGAAAGGAGCGGATCCAGTCGAGGCAGAAAGATTGGAACAGGCTGTATTGCGGTTTGTTGAAGTTATTCAGAGTCAGTTGGGGATCGAGCTTAATGCCATTGAAGGAAGCGGAGCTGCTGGAGGTGCGGGAGGAGGGTTGCATGCTTTATTGGGAGCTCGATTGATTTCCGGTATCGACTTAGTGTTGGATCGCGCAGGATTTGACAGGCTTCTTAAGGACGCGGACTTGGTGGTCACTGGAGAGGGAAGAATTGACAGGCAGACCACCTATGGCAAGGGACCGATTGTTGTTGCCCATAGGGCAAAAGCGAGAGGGATTCCAGTCTACGCTTTTGTTGGTTCTGTTGGAGAAGGGTATGAAGCCGTTTATGATCATGGCATAACCAAAGTGATTCCATTGTAA